The following proteins are encoded in a genomic region of Ornithinibacillus sp. 4-3:
- a CDS encoding M23 family metallopeptidase has protein sequence MYYKQIFYLCSFFYLFFIPFLVHAEDSTEEKLAQERLALYKKTEALSLIPWYYIAAIDQYERNIQTDIDPSSLISIHVPDEKWYGLSNISKHSSANVISLFDGIGLDGNADGLADSTNPEDILYSFSQYLASYGTTKEDIKIALFDYYQRDLTVQAITQTAEVFKKFQDIELTDRTFPLPTTHNYTYQSTWGAGRGFGGVRIHEGTDIFASYGTPVQSTTYGVIELKGWNLFGGWRLGIRDTHNIYHYYAHLNSYHEGIEVGSIVKPGDILGSVGSSGYGPPGTAGKFPAHLHYGMYKDNGHSEWSFDPYPYLRKWESTGKSK, from the coding sequence TTTTATACCTTTTTTAGTACACGCGGAAGATTCTACAGAAGAAAAATTAGCTCAGGAAAGATTAGCACTATATAAAAAAACAGAAGCTCTTTCTCTTATCCCTTGGTATTATATTGCTGCTATTGATCAGTATGAACGAAATATTCAAACGGATATAGATCCGTCCTCTCTCATATCCATTCATGTTCCAGATGAAAAATGGTATGGGCTTAGCAATATAAGTAAACACTCCTCGGCAAATGTTATTTCGTTATTTGACGGGATTGGGCTAGATGGTAATGCTGATGGACTAGCAGATTCAACAAATCCAGAAGATATTCTATATAGCTTCTCACAATATCTTGCTAGTTATGGGACAACGAAAGAGGATATAAAAATTGCTTTATTTGATTATTATCAGCGGGATTTAACCGTACAAGCAATTACGCAAACAGCAGAAGTTTTTAAGAAATTCCAAGATATTGAATTGACCGACAGAACCTTCCCATTACCGACCACGCACAACTATACTTACCAAAGCACTTGGGGAGCAGGTAGAGGTTTTGGTGGGGTAAGGATTCATGAAGGTACAGATATTTTTGCCAGCTATGGGACACCTGTTCAGTCAACAACATATGGAGTTATTGAGTTAAAAGGTTGGAATTTATTCGGTGGCTGGAGACTAGGTATCAGGGATACACATAATATTTATCATTATTATGCACATTTAAACAGCTATCATGAGGGTATTGAGGTTGGAAGCATTGTAAAACCTGGTGATATTCTTGGGTCAGTTGGCTCGAGCGGCTATGGACCTCCTGGAACTGCAGGGAAATTTCCTGCTCATTTACATTATGGAATGTATAAAGATAACGGCCATAGTGAATGGTCCTTTGATCCGTATCCATATTTAAGAAAATGGGAAAGTACAGGTAAATCAAAATAG
- the yunB gene encoding sporulation protein YunB, with amino-acid sequence MRKIHFKRRTSVPPTARVIFILTVIIFIILIICSILIIDRGIKPTLMHIAEEKTIEFATRTINAAVKSTENIAFDNLVDIAYDNDDNVSVLGWNSAAVNQALRLATERAEYFLYQGDSAGTLPEELLSEEEEKQEDSPIIVEIPIGMATGSTILANLGPKIPVHFEIVGSLRTDIVHEVKEFGVNAALFEIYIPVSVNVQIIIPFSTTTTEISTNVFIDSRVVMGKVPEFYQSGGSQGGGPSISIPKDNISR; translated from the coding sequence TTGCGAAAAATACATTTCAAGCGAAGGACTAGTGTGCCTCCAACAGCGAGAGTTATTTTTATCTTAACTGTCATTATTTTTATCATACTAATCATCTGTAGCATATTAATTATTGATCGTGGAATAAAACCAACATTAATGCATATTGCAGAAGAAAAAACAATTGAGTTTGCTACAAGAACGATTAATGCAGCAGTAAAGTCTACCGAAAATATTGCCTTTGATAATTTGGTGGATATCGCTTATGACAATGATGATAATGTTTCTGTGCTTGGTTGGAATTCTGCAGCAGTTAATCAAGCCCTTCGGTTAGCAACTGAGCGAGCAGAGTATTTTTTATATCAAGGGGATTCAGCAGGAACCTTGCCAGAAGAACTATTATCCGAGGAGGAAGAAAAGCAGGAAGATTCCCCGATTATCGTAGAAATACCAATCGGGATGGCAACAGGAAGCACTATTTTAGCAAATTTAGGTCCAAAAATTCCTGTTCATTTCGAAATTGTTGGTAGTTTACGTACAGATATTGTGCATGAGGTGAAGGAGTTTGGAGTGAATGCAGCATTATTTGAAATATATATCCCAGTTTCTGTTAATGTTCAAATCATCATCCCATTTTCAACGACTACTACAGAAATAAGTACAAATGTATTTATTGATTCACGAGTAGTAATGGGGAAAGTACCAGAATTTTATCAAAGTGGTGGTAGTCAAGGAGGAGGGCCTTCCATTTCTATACCGAAAGATAATATTTCTAGATAA